TCAACGTTTGCAGCTTAAGTTATTAGATTAATGGGTATTTTTATTCtgtaggaaaaaaaaaatctcgcCCGACACGTattcaaactttttttttgcaagttTCCTCCGTACTTGAGCACGTACTCTTTGAATAAGTATGTAATTCTAAATCCCATCAATCTGGCATGTCTGCCAATAAACGGGAAAAATTCACACTGGGTTTTTTtcacgtttttttttgtctttggTCCACAGTGATTATCTGTAGCTATGTTTGTTCGCGTCAAGAAAGGAATAGACACCATGACCATATCGGATTTTGAACTTGACAGCAGCAAGGGCATTGACCTGACAtacagaaagaaaaagaaagcgGGTTCCGTCGCCTGCGAAGGAATAATCACCACGTACCATGAATACTGCAGAAACACCTCCATACATGGAGTCCAATATCTAGGCGAGCGCGAGCGACCCTTCCGCGAGCGGATCTTTTGGTTGTTTGTGTTCCTGATCTCGATCTACGGCTGTTCCACGTTGATTCAAAGTGCCTACACCAAGTGGACCGAAACGGTGGGAGTCCCTTGTAGAACCTACGTAGCATCAGTATAAGCTCTCTGGCACAATAGCGTTGAAAGTACAGATCGTTCAAAACCTAACATGTTCAAATATATTATCCGCCTTAATTGTAATCATTTAACGTAAAGTTTTCAGAGcataaaccttttttttccatacattatatttaattcaaaataccCAGAAACTACAGTACTTTCTGTAAAATGCTTTTAGCCGACAgagaaaataatattacatatattttcaaagCCTGTAATCGTTAGCTTTGCGGAAAAATCGACTCCCGTCTGGAGCATTCCCTTTCCGGCGGTCACAGTCTGCTCGGAAACAAAAAGGGTGTTAAAGCAGAAAGGTTTGGTATTTGAGAAGGCTCTAGTTGTACACactttgaaaattaaaatgtaatcttTGCTTGACAGGGAAGGAGACCACATATGCTGATCTTTATAGCCAGTTCAGCGAGGATATGCGAGTTTCACGCGTCTTTAGGCCCGAAAACGTTAGTGCCCTTGAGATGGAGGAGTTCCGCACCCTGCTGCACGTATGCAATACCCAGATCATGGATGAGTACATTCCCTTGATAGCTGGCGACGACTTGGACTACTTCGATGTTCTGCAGAGGATGCTGCCGCAGTTTGATCGgtatttcttttattgccGCTGGCTAAGTCGCTTCGGCGAGTGCGAGACCTTTTTCCGGAAGACTCTTACGGAGGAGGGCATCTGTTATACTTTTAATGGGCTGAGGGCCACTAAGATATACCGGGACGACACCTATCAGTACCAACACAGCGGGGAACCccttgaaatggaaaatattagCTCGCAGCACACGCCCTGGACTCTGGAAACGGGTTATGCGCTTGATAGCGAAGTGGAGACCTTTCCGGCGCGGGTTTTGAGTGCCGGGGCGCGATCTGGCATTTTTCTAGCCCTTCAAAGCTTTAAGCAGGAGGTGGACTACGCGTGCCGAGGACCTGTGCAGGGATTTAAGGTGGGAACAGATGAAAACATGGctattttcacatttttatacccgttactcgttttCCATTCAAAAGTAGCTTAAAAAAAGTTTACTTTTCGTATGATTAATACGTATGTATAAAGGTGAACAAAACAGTTGCTTAATATGTGCTTTGCTTAATGTACAGGTACTGCTCCATGCCCCCGATGATGTTCCGCAGGTTTCCAAACAGTTTGTTCGCATTCCCATGGGCAAGGAGGTGGTGATCGCAGTGAAGCCCAACATGATCACCATGTCATCGGGCATAGCAGAGTACCATCCGATTCGGAGGCAGTGCTTCCTTAGCCACGAGCGGTCGCTGCGATTTTTTAAGGTGTACACCGAATCGAATTGCCAACTGGAATGCTTGGCCAACTTCACGCTGATAAAGTGCGGATGCGTTAAGTTCTCAATGCCCAGAACCATAGACATGCCCGTATGCGGAGAGGACAAGATCCACTGCTACGATCGGGCGGAAAGGGAGTTGTTAATCAGGGAATTCAAAAGAGTAAGAGCGCTGAACGCTGCCCGCGACGATTCGAGGGGCGTGGAATCCGCCTGTAATTGCATGCCGGCATGCACATCCCTCATCTACAATACGGAGATTTCCCAAGCCAACTTCGATTTGGAAGAAATGCTAATGGCTGAGGGTGACACTGAGTTCCTGAAGGAGTATCCCGGTTCCCAGATGTCTCGTTTATCCATTTACTTCAAGCAAAGTCAGTTCATCACTTCGAAGCGGTCGGAGCTTTACGGAATGACCGAGTTTCTGGCGAATTGTGGTGGCATTTTCGGTTTGTTTATGGGGTTTTCTATCTTAAGTCTGGTGGAGATGATCTACCACTTCACGTTACGGTTTTTTACCAATCTAAAGCGTCTGGTTAAAGGATAAGCCATTAGAAGTATTTACTAAATTCaacgaaattaattttttaactaGTTATTTGCAATCGAAGATCCGGTAGCTTATTATATTAGATATGCATATTTATACTTATGTAATGTATACTAATCTatcaaaaatttgtcaatatATACAATTGATCCATTTCGAGCCCTTCTCCAGTGACTACGATGCTATAAGTTTGGTTTAAATTTGGCACCTCTACTAGATAACTCCCACTCAGCTGAATTTGTTGATCCCAATTTGTCCCATGTCTTCCGTAAGAACTAGCTTTTAGTCCtttttgataaaaaacaaTTCTACTTGATACTTTATTTTGCCGTGGGCGTTTGAGCTTGCTAGCCAAAAAACATGCAGTTTAAGGATCCGTTCTAGGATAGAATACGCTTCGATTATTTAAACCCCCCATTGCCACATGAATAGCATTTGTCATTTATCAGTCTTCTTCATACATGCTCGTTGGAGGATCCCGCCTTCTTCGGACTTTTGTCTCATTTCAGGCTACTGCGTTTATTTAACTCCTTTTCTGCAACAGTCGCTTGAGCTGGGTGCTTAAGCTTAAGCTTATGTTCAATAAGTACTTGTAAATGGATTATATTATAGATTTACGACTTAT
This genomic stretch from Drosophila yakuba strain Tai18E2 chromosome 3R, Prin_Dyak_Tai18E2_2.1, whole genome shotgun sequence harbors:
- the LOC6535312 gene encoding pickpocket protein 28, with product MFVRVKKGIDTMTISDFELDSSKGIDLTYRKKKKAGSVACEGIITTYHEYCRNTSIHGVQYLGERERPFRERIFWLFVFLISIYGCSTLIQSAYTKWTETPVIVSFAEKSTPVWSIPFPAVTVCSETKRVLKQKGKETTYADLYSQFSEDMRVSRVFRPENVSALEMEEFRTLLHVCNTQIMDEYIPLIAGDDLDYFDVLQRMLPQFDRYFFYCRWLSRFGECETFFRKTLTEEGICYTFNGLRATKIYRDDTYQYQHSGEPLEMENISSQHTPWTLETGYALDSEVETFPARVLSAGARSGIFLALQSFKQEVDYACRGPVQGFKVLLHAPDDVPQVSKQFVRIPMGKEVVIAVKPNMITMSSGIAEYHPIRRQCFLSHERSLRFFKVYTESNCQLECLANFTLIKCGCVKFSMPRTIDMPVCGEDKIHCYDRAERELLIREFKRVRALNAARDDSRGVESACNCMPACTSLIYNTEISQANFDLEEMLMAEGDTEFLKEYPGSQMSRLSIYFKQSQFITSKRSELYGMTEFLANCGGIFGLFMGFSILSLVEMIYHFTLRFFTNLKRLVKG